One window from the genome of Paenibacillus azoreducens encodes:
- a CDS encoding disulfide oxidoreductase: MESNRFLASIRPYALYLAWIVSIVATGASLYLSEVLHYLPCNLCWFQRIFMYPQVILLGIASYKNDRKIIPYAVTLSVIGGCISIYHYAEQKIPALAKALPCTAGIPCNFDYLNWFGFITIPLMALIASILIIVLLLAGRETKEEVHEA, from the coding sequence ATGGAAAGCAATCGTTTCTTGGCGTCGATCCGCCCGTATGCCCTGTACCTGGCATGGATTGTGTCCATCGTGGCTACGGGCGCAAGCTTGTACTTAAGCGAAGTCTTGCATTATCTGCCATGTAATCTTTGCTGGTTTCAGCGGATTTTTATGTATCCGCAGGTGATTCTGCTCGGAATCGCAAGCTATAAAAACGACCGCAAAATCATCCCTTATGCCGTCACGCTTAGCGTCATCGGAGGCTGCATCTCGATCTATCATTATGCGGAGCAGAAAATTCCGGCGCTGGCCAAAGCGCTTCCTTGCACCGCCGGAATTCCTTGCAATTTTGATTACCTGAACTGGTTCGGGTTTATCACGATTCCGTTGATGGCGTTGATCGCTTCTATCCTGATTATCGTCCTGCTGCTCGCCGGTCGCGAAACCAAGGAAGAAGTTCATGAGGCATAA
- a CDS encoding ABC transporter ATP-binding protein produces METGSAETALLSVYIEEAGYEEKHPRIREIAFQVEPGELLGLIGPNGAGKSTTIKTLLGLLKHAKTQVHFGGKSGRYAYIPEQPVYHDDLTLWEHMDLAAAVYGLEYGTFTAEANRLLRQFGMEEVKNDLPGGFSKGMKQKMMLMLGFLSGPDVYIVDEPFIGLDPRATKDFLKLLDEERSRGAAVLMSTHVLDTAEKICDRFIMISGGRMVAEGSLADIRAKAGLAEASLFDCFDVLA; encoded by the coding sequence ATGGAAACAGGAAGCGCCGAAACCGCGCTGTTGAGCGTATATATTGAAGAAGCCGGATACGAGGAAAAACATCCGCGCATCCGCGAGATAGCTTTTCAAGTCGAGCCCGGTGAGCTGCTCGGATTAATTGGCCCGAACGGGGCCGGCAAAAGCACAACCATCAAAACGCTGCTTGGTCTTTTGAAGCATGCCAAAACTCAGGTTCATTTCGGCGGGAAATCGGGACGGTACGCATACATACCGGAGCAGCCGGTTTATCATGACGATTTGACGCTGTGGGAGCATATGGATTTGGCGGCAGCCGTGTACGGTTTGGAATATGGAACCTTTACTGCGGAGGCGAATAGACTTCTTCGGCAGTTTGGGATGGAAGAGGTCAAGAATGATCTTCCCGGCGGGTTTTCCAAAGGGATGAAACAGAAAATGATGCTGATGCTGGGGTTCTTGAGCGGACCGGATGTTTATATCGTGGACGAGCCTTTTATCGGCCTAGACCCGCGTGCAACCAAAGATTTTTTAAAGCTGCTCGACGAGGAGCGCAGCCGTGGGGCAGCCGTGCTGATGTCCACACATGTGCTTGATACGGCGGAGAAAATTTGCGATCGGTTCATCATGATTTCCGGGGGGAGAATGGTGGCGGAAGGAAGCCTGGCGGATATCCGTGCAAAAGCGGGGCTGGCTGAGGCTTCGCTGTTTGATTGCTTCGATGTGCTCGCTTGA
- a CDS encoding GAF domain-containing protein — translation MFQALPYEGNRSEQFVAVLEQLKALIHDEPSSIANLANASALLNSFLPDINWVGFYLYDGQELVLGPFQGLPACIRIPLNRGVCGTAAGERRTIVVDDVHEFPGHIACDAASNSEIVVPLIKNGELFGVLDIDSPLKGRFDHEERQFLEQFAAIISKSL, via the coding sequence ATGTTTCAAGCACTTCCTTATGAAGGAAACCGGAGCGAGCAGTTCGTAGCCGTTCTGGAACAACTGAAAGCGCTCATCCATGATGAACCCAGCTCCATCGCCAATTTGGCCAATGCTTCGGCGCTGCTCAACAGCTTTTTGCCGGATATCAATTGGGTTGGCTTCTATCTTTACGACGGACAAGAGCTTGTGCTTGGCCCTTTTCAAGGGCTTCCCGCCTGCATCCGCATTCCGCTAAACCGCGGCGTATGCGGAACGGCAGCCGGCGAGCGCAGAACGATCGTTGTGGATGATGTGCATGAATTTCCGGGACATATTGCCTGTGATGCGGCATCCAACAGCGAAATCGTGGTTCCGCTCATCAAAAATGGGGAGCTGTTTGGCGTGCTCGACATCGACAGTCCGCTGAAAGGACGCTTCGATCATGAGGAGCGGCAATTTTTGGAGCAGTTCGCTGCGATTATCAGCAAATCACTGTAA
- a CDS encoding MDR family MFS transporter codes for MNSGVQQSQRKFILIGILVSTFLSAIEGTVTGPAGPAIISSFGGMKLLSWIFTAFLLTMAVSTPIFGKVSDLYGRKPVFQIGSALFLIGSLLCSFSQSMEQLIIFRAIQGIGAGAIVPVTFTIIGDVYRIEERAKIQGMISSVWGISSLIGPLVGGYFVDYLNWRWIFGFNVPFGLVSMWLIARYLHENRDQREKTQVDVAGAGTFTLGMTALLFALATGGQYFSWSSPLLLGCFILAAVCLSAFIFIENRAAEPMLPLKLFRIRDISVSTVASFLTSALLIGLTTYTPLWIQGVMGKNATMSGLTMAPMSIGWLFGSVLGSRLILTAGSRKTSAVGLVGIVLGALGLAFITGSTPHYVLLIYTFIYGLGFGYSTTVFTIIAQSSVGYSLRGASTALNTFVRSLGQTVGVAVLGSWINLSIASRIARQPGLEHVKQDEINQLLSPEGSKNMPGELWNQLKHILEGSLHSLYVIMAVIAVVSLISVLALRNTVPSPDEDAESEKA; via the coding sequence GTGAATTCTGGTGTTCAACAATCACAACGTAAATTTATTCTGATCGGAATTTTGGTGTCGACTTTTCTGTCGGCGATTGAAGGAACGGTGACCGGGCCTGCCGGTCCGGCCATCATCAGCAGTTTTGGCGGCATGAAGCTGCTAAGCTGGATTTTTACGGCCTTTTTGCTGACCATGGCCGTCTCGACTCCGATTTTTGGCAAAGTGAGCGACTTGTATGGCCGCAAGCCTGTATTTCAAATCGGTTCGGCCCTGTTTCTAATCGGTTCGCTGCTCTGCAGCTTTTCGCAAAGCATGGAACAGCTTATTATATTCCGCGCCATTCAGGGGATAGGCGCCGGAGCCATCGTTCCGGTGACCTTCACCATTATCGGCGATGTATACCGGATCGAGGAACGCGCCAAAATTCAAGGCATGATCAGTTCGGTGTGGGGGATTTCCTCGCTGATCGGACCGCTCGTGGGCGGTTATTTTGTGGATTATTTGAACTGGCGCTGGATTTTTGGTTTTAACGTTCCGTTTGGCCTCGTATCCATGTGGCTGATCGCCCGTTATTTGCACGAAAACCGGGATCAGCGGGAGAAGACGCAAGTCGATGTGGCCGGTGCAGGGACTTTTACTCTGGGGATGACGGCTCTGCTGTTTGCCCTGGCCACCGGCGGCCAATATTTCAGCTGGAGTTCGCCGCTTTTGCTTGGCTGCTTCATTCTGGCGGCTGTTTGTCTCAGCGCCTTTATCTTTATCGAAAACCGTGCAGCCGAGCCGATGCTGCCTTTAAAGCTGTTCCGGATCCGCGATATTTCGGTATCCACGGTAGCCAGCTTTTTGACCAGCGCGCTGCTGATCGGTTTAACTACCTATACGCCGCTTTGGATTCAAGGGGTCATGGGTAAAAACGCCACGATGTCCGGCTTGACGATGGCGCCGATGTCGATCGGCTGGCTGTTTGGCTCCGTCCTTGGCAGCCGGCTTATCCTGACGGCCGGCTCGCGCAAGACAAGCGCCGTCGGTCTCGTTGGCATCGTGCTTGGCGCCCTTGGACTCGCATTTATTACGGGTTCGACGCCGCATTATGTTTTGCTGATTTACACGTTTATCTATGGATTGGGTTTTGGCTATTCGACCACAGTCTTTACGATCATCGCCCAGTCCTCCGTCGGTTATTCGCTCAGGGGTGCTTCCACTGCGCTAAATACCTTCGTGCGTTCCTTGGGGCAGACGGTTGGCGTTGCTGTATTGGGATCTTGGATCAATCTCAGCATCGCAAGCCGGATTGCCCGTCAGCCGGGGCTTGAACACGTCAAACAGGACGAAATTAACCAGCTCCTGTCTCCGGAAGGAAGCAAAAACATGCCGGGAGAGCTGTGGAACCAGCTGAAGCATATTCTGGAGGGGAGCCTTCATTCGCTGTACGTGATTATGGCGGTAATTGCGGTGGTCAGCTTGATTTCCGTGTTGGCGCTGCGGAATACAGTGCCTTCACCGGATGAAGATGCCGAATCGGAAAAAGCTTGA
- a CDS encoding energy-coupling factor transporter transmembrane component T family protein, which produces MIAYQKQQSHLHRIDPLSKLVLLFCIALLVMRLHSSLGQVLLLCTVACMARWAAGMPWKKQAKALAVVAGFAVPYFLVTLLTVPGGQVLAQWGPLRFTLEALDTAGSVTLRMFTVFLSSYVFMFTTDPRDMVVSLTLRLRIPYRFAFGLSMALTFLPLLQEEGRSISAAHQVRGQGKPDGIRGKLEWGRTFAAAVMHNSLRRIQQTAGAMEAKGFGAYPDRTFLRTAMPVGKGRIIAIMAVALTAGLWWYTQNVNL; this is translated from the coding sequence ATGATTGCATACCAAAAACAACAGTCGCATTTGCACCGGATTGATCCGCTCAGCAAGCTGGTGCTGCTGTTTTGCATTGCGCTGCTGGTCATGAGGCTGCATTCTTCATTGGGGCAGGTATTGCTATTGTGTACCGTTGCGTGTATGGCCAGGTGGGCTGCCGGAATGCCCTGGAAGAAGCAGGCGAAGGCGCTTGCCGTCGTGGCCGGATTTGCGGTACCGTATTTTCTTGTGACGCTGCTGACCGTCCCCGGTGGACAGGTGCTCGCGCAGTGGGGGCCGCTGCGGTTTACGCTTGAGGCTTTGGATACGGCGGGTTCGGTGACGCTGCGGATGTTTACGGTGTTTCTATCCTCATATGTATTTATGTTTACGACAGACCCGCGCGACATGGTTGTATCACTGACGCTAAGGCTGCGCATTCCTTACCGTTTCGCTTTTGGTTTGTCGATGGCGCTGACCTTTTTGCCTTTGCTTCAGGAAGAAGGGAGAAGCATTTCGGCGGCCCATCAGGTTAGAGGCCAAGGAAAGCCGGACGGAATACGGGGGAAACTGGAGTGGGGCCGGACATTTGCGGCTGCGGTGATGCATAACAGCCTTAGACGGATCCAGCAGACTGCCGGGGCTATGGAGGCCAAAGGTTTTGGCGCTTATCCGGACCGGACGTTCCTGCGGACGGCAATGCCTGTGGGGAAAGGGAGGATCATCGCCATCATGGCGGTCGCGTTAACGGCAGGGTTGTGGTGGTATACTCAGAATGTTAACCTTTGA
- a CDS encoding MarR family winged helix-turn-helix transcriptional regulator, whose product MIQAHERDAQLSLHLYRVFAKSFKSINEHAVISSKIEGFNPTAFAVMEVLYYKGSQPIQQIGSKLLLQSGNVTYVIDKLEERGFIHRRPCPNDRRVIYAELTPEGEALMSDLYPKYTERIHHAFSGLNDDEKFELIGLLKKLGMQAERLTPSLRK is encoded by the coding sequence ATGATTCAAGCACACGAACGTGATGCCCAGTTATCTCTGCACCTGTATCGGGTGTTCGCAAAAAGCTTTAAAAGCATAAACGAACACGCCGTCATCAGCAGCAAAATCGAAGGTTTTAATCCGACAGCTTTTGCCGTTATGGAAGTGCTATACTACAAAGGCTCGCAGCCTATACAACAAATCGGCTCCAAGCTTCTTTTGCAAAGCGGCAACGTCACTTATGTGATTGACAAACTGGAGGAACGCGGATTCATCCACCGCAGACCTTGTCCGAACGACCGGCGCGTGATTTATGCGGAACTGACGCCGGAAGGCGAAGCATTGATGAGCGATTTATATCCAAAATATACAGAACGGATTCATCATGCTTTCAGCGGATTAAACGATGATGAAAAGTTTGAGCTGATCGGCTTGCTGAAAAAACTGGGCATGCAGGCAGAACGGCTGACACCTTCACTGCGCAAATAA
- a CDS encoding alpha/beta hydrolase: MEWWIAALIAAFAALAAACITQYAFVQMTQMKALSHQQTFEALERAGARLRDFFDPLPKEDVQIQSHDGLRLSGVVVKARHDSPKWVILVHGYTTSLPASIPFMEIFREEGFNLLLIDQRRHGKSEGKYTTYGYHEKHDVAAWIQYLKDNYGGNLMIGLHGVSLGGSTVLEYLPLSGPEVKFVIADCPYSDLTRLMHHQIQKLNHIPAALFLPLVDKRLRRRIGFTLSQVSPLRSVQKSSIPLMFIHGTKDHYIPPEMSEELFAAATGPKRLLLVEGATHGFALDADPLLYKKSVQEFVREVLSGCVGPSEAPEPALERKWPEENDCVGLPLTEAPNA, encoded by the coding sequence ATGGAATGGTGGATTGCCGCTCTCATTGCAGCTTTTGCCGCGCTTGCGGCCGCATGCATTACCCAATACGCATTCGTACAAATGACCCAGATGAAAGCGCTGAGCCATCAGCAAACCTTCGAAGCGTTGGAGCGCGCCGGCGCCCGGCTGCGGGATTTTTTTGATCCATTGCCCAAAGAGGATGTCCAGATTCAAAGCCATGACGGTCTCCGGTTAAGCGGAGTCGTAGTCAAAGCCCGGCATGATTCGCCAAAATGGGTGATTCTCGTGCATGGATATACGACTTCCCTGCCTGCGTCCATCCCATTTATGGAAATATTCCGCGAGGAAGGGTTTAACCTGCTGCTCATTGACCAGCGCCGTCACGGAAAAAGCGAGGGCAAATATACGACATACGGCTATCACGAAAAGCATGACGTCGCAGCGTGGATCCAATACCTTAAAGACAATTATGGCGGCAATCTTATGATTGGCCTGCACGGCGTTTCCCTTGGCGGAAGCACGGTACTGGAATATTTGCCGCTATCGGGCCCGGAAGTCAAGTTCGTCATCGCCGACTGTCCTTATTCGGACCTGACCCGCCTGATGCATCACCAGATACAGAAGCTAAATCATATCCCGGCGGCCCTGTTTCTTCCGTTGGTCGATAAAAGACTGCGCCGAAGGATCGGCTTTACTCTAAGTCAGGTCAGCCCGCTCCGGTCCGTACAAAAAAGCAGCATTCCGCTCATGTTTATACACGGAACCAAAGACCATTACATTCCGCCCGAAATGAGCGAGGAATTGTTTGCGGCCGCAACCGGTCCCAAGCGGCTGCTGCTGGTCGAGGGCGCCACGCACGGTTTTGCGCTCGACGCTGACCCCCTTTTGTATAAAAAATCGGTACAGGAGTTTGTCAGGGAGGTTCTTTCCGGCTGCGTCGGCCCGTCGGAAGCCCCGGAACCCGCCTTGGAGCGTAAATGGCCGGAAGAAAATGATTGTGTCGGCCTGCCGCTGACGGAAGCCCCCAATGCTTGA
- a CDS encoding DsbA family protein, whose amino-acid sequence MKAKKKPVNKVAQRQAERQQQEKRMKRGIWITGACIVVLVALLLFLKPGSTTKENFDYSSMPVLGNPEAPIKIVEMGDYKCPSCQYFTQGVLPNLKKDFIDTGKVALYSMNYLIISPEADSNTAALAAMSVFHQNKDEFWKYNEAIFKNQGDETKEWATPDFLVNLARTENIKVDYDKLRKDIDEKTYQKEIDSQNKTAVDLHVMSTPTLFINGEKAEDQAPMDYNVLKPIIEKKLAK is encoded by the coding sequence ATGAAAGCAAAGAAAAAGCCGGTGAATAAAGTTGCACAGCGGCAGGCTGAACGCCAGCAGCAGGAGAAGCGCATGAAGAGGGGAATCTGGATTACGGGTGCGTGCATCGTAGTGTTGGTGGCGCTGCTGCTGTTCTTGAAGCCGGGCTCTACAACCAAGGAAAACTTTGATTACAGCTCAATGCCTGTGCTGGGCAACCCGGAAGCACCGATCAAAATCGTGGAGATGGGCGACTATAAATGTCCAAGCTGCCAGTATTTCACGCAGGGAGTTTTACCGAATCTGAAGAAGGATTTCATTGATACCGGCAAGGTCGCGCTGTATTCCATGAATTATCTGATCATCAGCCCGGAAGCGGATTCCAATACCGCCGCACTGGCTGCGATGTCCGTATTCCATCAGAATAAGGACGAGTTCTGGAAATACAACGAAGCGATATTCAAAAACCAGGGCGATGAAACCAAGGAATGGGCAACGCCTGATTTTCTGGTAAACTTGGCCCGCACCGAGAATATCAAAGTCGATTATGACAAGCTGCGCAAGGATATCGATGAAAAAACCTATCAAAAGGAAATTGACAGCCAAAACAAAACCGCGGTGGATTTGCATGTCATGAGTACGCCGACCTTGTTCATCAACGGGGAAAAAGCAGAGGATCAGGCACCGATGGACTATAACGTATTAAAGCCGATCATCGAGAAGAAGCTGGCTAAATAA
- a CDS encoding GNAT family N-acetyltransferase has translation MPYSCEGEIPALEGERVKLRRLTSRDADEMFRCWSDPEVRRYADLPGMPDAASAAEMIRILNSLSLTDDGLRWGIEDAAGKLIGSCGINWWQLEGAYRGEIGCELSSPHWGCGYMSEAVSLVVEYAFEEMGLNRIEALTDPRNERAGRLFQALGFMLEGRLRQYRHTDKGFVDADMYALLRHEWEKSRKLQAEGNGREE, from the coding sequence ATGCCGTACAGTTGCGAAGGGGAGATCCCCGCGCTTGAGGGGGAGCGAGTGAAACTGCGCCGGCTCACTTCACGCGATGCGGACGAGATGTTCCGCTGTTGGTCGGATCCGGAGGTAAGACGTTATGCCGATCTTCCCGGGATGCCGGATGCGGCTTCCGCTGCCGAAATGATACGAATACTGAACAGCCTGTCACTGACCGACGACGGTTTGCGATGGGGAATTGAGGATGCGGCGGGCAAGCTGATCGGAAGCTGCGGCATAAATTGGTGGCAGCTTGAAGGGGCATACCGCGGGGAGATTGGATGCGAGCTGTCCAGCCCCCATTGGGGCTGCGGATATATGAGCGAAGCCGTGAGTTTGGTGGTCGAGTATGCTTTTGAGGAGATGGGTCTGAACCGGATTGAAGCGTTGACCGACCCGCGGAACGAACGCGCCGGGCGGCTGTTTCAAGCCCTCGGATTTATGCTGGAAGGGCGGCTGAGACAGTATCGCCATACGGACAAAGGTTTTGTGGATGCGGATATGTATGCGCTGCTGCGCCATGAATGGGAGAAATCCCGAAAGCTGCAGGCTGAGGGTAACGGACGGGAGGAATAA
- a CDS encoding ABC transporter ATP-binding protein translates to MPRLSIKCTNLTYYYDDERGPALQGLDLSIPEGEWTAVIGPGGSGKSTLCQLLSGYLPRSGGGKREGGLELGGIDPATAEIAEIAERCGLVFQDPDAQLVQGTPQDEAAFGPENLRVPPPEIERRVEEALAAVNLEQRRHSPVRELSGGQRQRTAIAAVLALRPRIVVFDDASASLDPAAQGQFVQLCRKLHAEGRTLITASGRFDDAARSAERVIVLAGGRVLLDGPPQELLRKGRGLLAQLGLLPPWEGAAKAGPGLAAGPAVPAASAHMTPPGAAADSGSLLAVDRLSFAYAGAPLALHETSFAMKPGEWGIITGENGSGKTTLTRLLMGLLPVPIGAVFWQGQDMAGWRVRQRAAKIGYVFQQPEHQFVAHTVWDELIYGLGRKKGRGRELDSSERERAESLLLMAGLEGRRGASPYLLSQGEKKLLSIIAQFVHPKSLYILDEPTSGIDYGAADKILRLCREQAACGAAVLMITHDPALVEGEASFMLKLYRHKPAEYRRLASV, encoded by the coding sequence ATGCCCCGACTATCCATTAAATGTACGAATCTAACTTATTATTATGATGACGAGCGGGGACCCGCGCTGCAAGGGCTGGACCTGTCCATTCCGGAAGGGGAATGGACGGCGGTCATCGGCCCGGGCGGCAGCGGCAAGTCCACGCTGTGCCAGCTGCTGAGCGGATATTTGCCGCGCAGCGGCGGAGGCAAGAGGGAAGGCGGATTGGAACTGGGCGGAATCGATCCGGCGACGGCGGAAATCGCCGAGATTGCAGAGCGGTGCGGGTTGGTCTTCCAAGACCCCGATGCGCAGCTTGTGCAAGGGACCCCGCAGGACGAGGCGGCCTTCGGCCCGGAGAACCTGCGGGTGCCGCCGCCGGAAATCGAGCGGCGGGTAGAGGAGGCGTTGGCGGCGGTGAATCTGGAGCAGCGCCGCCACTCGCCCGTGCGCGAGCTGTCCGGCGGGCAGCGCCAGCGCACGGCCATAGCCGCGGTGTTGGCGCTGCGCCCCCGCATCGTCGTATTCGACGATGCGTCGGCAAGCCTGGACCCCGCGGCGCAGGGGCAGTTCGTGCAGCTGTGCCGCAAGCTGCACGCCGAAGGCCGGACGCTGATCACCGCGTCCGGCCGGTTTGACGATGCCGCGCGCTCTGCGGAGCGCGTCATCGTCCTGGCCGGCGGCCGCGTCCTGCTGGACGGGCCGCCGCAGGAGCTGCTGCGCAAGGGCCGGGGCCTGCTTGCGCAGCTCGGGCTGCTGCCCCCATGGGAGGGGGCAGCCAAGGCCGGTCCCGGCCTCGCGGCGGGACCGGCGGTGCCGGCGGCGTCAGCGCACATGACGCCGCCCGGGGCTGCCGCCGATTCCGGCAGCCTGCTTGCGGTTGACCGGCTGAGCTTCGCCTATGCCGGCGCCCCCTTAGCGCTTCATGAGACTAGCTTCGCCATGAAGCCGGGGGAATGGGGCATTATAACCGGGGAGAACGGCTCCGGGAAAACGACGCTGACCCGTCTTTTGATGGGACTGCTGCCGGTGCCCATCGGCGCGGTTTTCTGGCAGGGCCAGGATATGGCCGGATGGAGGGTTAGGCAGCGCGCCGCTAAGATCGGGTATGTTTTTCAGCAGCCGGAGCATCAGTTTGTTGCCCATACGGTGTGGGATGAGCTGATATACGGACTCGGCCGGAAAAAGGGGCGGGGCAGGGAACTGGATTCCAGCGAGCGCGAAAGGGCCGAAAGCCTGCTCCTAATGGCGGGCCTCGAAGGCCGGCGCGGTGCATCCCCTTATTTGCTCAGCCAGGGAGAGAAGAAGCTGCTCAGCATCATCGCCCAGTTTGTACATCCGAAGTCATTATACATTCTGGATGAACCGACGTCTGGCATCGATTATGGGGCGGCGGACAAAATTCTTCGGCTTTGCAGGGAACAGGCGGCTTGCGGCGCTGCCGTGCTCATGATCACGCATGATCCCGCACTCGTAGAAGGAGAAGCTTCATTTATGCTGAAGCTGTACAGGCATAAACCTGCCGAATACCGGAGACTTGCTTCCGTGTAA
- a CDS encoding ECF transporter S component — translation METLSQSKRRNLSFTTLDIVLMAMLATANAVMTFYLTYINKMLNSLGGPVATSTIVGVYMVYGLLAYYIIRKPGTAAITYGIGGAIQCFVGTTYGIASAIVAALCYIVVAEAVFALTRYKRWGMGMMMFAGGAMVPLWFVCAANMFGYTAWSWQVLAVTLVMRLLSGIVLCGVLTKMLGDMLQRSGLLRRFAIGRKEAEHAPTIH, via the coding sequence ATGGAAACCTTATCACAATCAAAGAGACGTAATCTTTCGTTCACCACGCTGGATATTGTGCTTATGGCAATGCTGGCTACAGCCAATGCTGTAATGACTTTTTATTTGACTTATATCAATAAAATGCTGAACAGTCTGGGCGGCCCTGTAGCGACATCAACCATCGTCGGGGTGTATATGGTTTACGGCCTGCTTGCCTATTATATTATCCGCAAGCCCGGCACGGCAGCCATTACCTATGGAATCGGCGGAGCCATCCAGTGTTTTGTGGGGACGACTTACGGGATCGCCTCCGCAATTGTGGCGGCGCTGTGCTACATAGTGGTGGCGGAAGCCGTGTTTGCGCTTACGCGTTATAAACGATGGGGCATGGGCATGATGATGTTTGCCGGAGGAGCGATGGTTCCTTTGTGGTTTGTGTGCGCAGCCAATATGTTTGGCTATACGGCGTGGAGCTGGCAGGTGCTTGCGGTCACGCTGGTCATGCGTCTCTTGAGCGGTATCGTTTTATGCGGTGTGTTGACCAAGATGCTCGGAGACATGCTTCAGCGGAGCGGACTTCTGCGGCGTTTTGCCATCGGAAGGAAGGAAGCGGAGCATGCCCCGACTATCCATTAA